A genomic region of Fodinisporobacter ferrooxydans contains the following coding sequences:
- a CDS encoding MFS transporter, whose product MQRNFRYVIISMVVFMTVINYIDRGAIAYAQASIIKLFHLNPKSWGEVLGYFGYGYMFGALFGGVLADKKGPKFVWILFGTLWSIFEAGTAFAGDIGMAMFGGSAIAGFAIFRILFGFAEGPAFSTINRTMANWAAPKERGFVASLGVLGAPLGSLITAPVAVGLLSVTSWQTTFLILGAIGIIWVIIWAKVFKNKPDEHPSVSKEELEEIRSSKDLLANETTLVQAEKERITVGDFFKNPTLFFNAIGYFAFQYVNFLLLTWTPKYLQDQFHYSLGKLWYLGMIPWIGACATVLLGGKISDSLRRKTGSLKVARSGLAVVSLLLTAICFLAIPAVHSVTAVLLLMAVGNAFNFLPNSVYWTIIIDTEPSKAGTFGGITHFITNIATIVAPMLTGYLVADSGYKAMFIAAAIAAVVGMLAMIFVNPGRNNRGQINKVTAA is encoded by the coding sequence ATTTGAATCCTAAATCATGGGGAGAAGTTTTGGGCTATTTCGGCTATGGGTATATGTTTGGCGCTTTGTTCGGCGGGGTTCTCGCAGATAAAAAGGGTCCGAAATTTGTCTGGATTTTATTCGGGACGTTATGGTCGATATTCGAAGCAGGGACAGCGTTTGCCGGAGATATTGGAATGGCGATGTTCGGCGGCTCGGCAATTGCAGGTTTTGCGATTTTTCGTATCTTGTTCGGATTTGCTGAAGGGCCGGCTTTTTCTACCATTAACCGTACGATGGCGAACTGGGCAGCTCCAAAAGAGAGAGGGTTTGTTGCATCCCTCGGCGTGTTGGGAGCTCCGCTAGGTTCCTTGATTACTGCGCCGGTTGCGGTCGGATTGCTCTCCGTTACCAGTTGGCAAACGACATTTCTCATTCTTGGAGCGATCGGGATTATCTGGGTAATTATCTGGGCTAAAGTATTTAAAAACAAACCGGACGAACATCCAAGCGTTTCGAAAGAAGAACTTGAGGAAATACGTTCATCGAAAGATTTGCTGGCAAACGAAACGACATTGGTACAAGCGGAAAAGGAACGTATTACTGTCGGCGATTTCTTTAAAAATCCGACGCTGTTCTTTAATGCCATTGGTTACTTCGCTTTCCAATATGTGAATTTTCTGCTTTTGACATGGACACCGAAGTACTTGCAAGATCAATTTCATTATTCACTCGGAAAATTGTGGTATCTTGGCATGATCCCATGGATTGGCGCATGTGCAACAGTCTTATTGGGCGGTAAAATCTCTGATTCTCTGCGTCGTAAAACCGGAAGTCTGAAAGTTGCCCGTTCAGGTCTTGCTGTTGTTTCCCTGTTGCTTACAGCGATCTGTTTCTTGGCAATACCTGCAGTTCATAGCGTCACAGCCGTCTTGCTGCTGATGGCAGTCGGCAATGCGTTCAACTTTTTGCCGAATTCCGTCTATTGGACGATCATTATCGACACTGAGCCGTCAAAAGCTGGTACATTTGGCGGGATTACACACTTTATTACCAATATTGCAACAATCGTCGCACCGATGTTGACAGGATATCTTGTTGCAGATAGCGGTTATAAAGCGATGTTTATTGCAGCTGCGATCGCAGCAGTGGTTGGTATGCTGGCGATGATTTTTGTAAACCCAGGCAGAAACAATCGTGGACAAATCAACAAGGTCACTGCTGCGTAA
- a CDS encoding YceG family protein, protein MERWSLNRLEIETINARTSIDLLQELTTPVYQRAGFQYTNDVVTIPRYFYRLVGNDQSEKEYYKKVEQFYLAVEKLGELGNCITDGLDRMISEDFLRLFASAWDRIALLSDIQPDRVIQILRTYELFPDFPNKVLQKQFQENFKGLLEYYFDISQEMLEPEEFKSILQYCMHWLQVYLKPMCMNYDYIYSNPKFFYYGMITKEEIFFLIYAASFGFDVVYMNPQSECDFTLLDPQQLFSIEELTYQRTAIRPLHTIQTQERAETLAYQSTIEIDQMLQETETIAFKSWQCVDCEVEAKTLKTTYDEILILWKEQAMFRSHWSYENNRLTIPNIFAKVIGSLRDTNAFLGQVRRFAEAPNTIFISQFPFVKTPTMYHSCFFEVAYDKGGKWIIEPHRLRQAAWWPYRHLRNGFQQLLSETIAELVFRHRVMDPTGRLHPNELSQKIFSTLCNLDKPIQNLIQSFDYPKEIPKLVLYNDGQSGDLSLEDSIVLTCLNAIGFDIVAFNPAGFNDVESYIYSTLFDTHQLDQMVFELSMASKMHKPMPEKLGIRKLFSLF, encoded by the coding sequence GTGGAACGTTGGTCACTGAATCGTTTGGAAATCGAGACAATTAACGCGAGAACTTCAATAGATTTGTTGCAGGAACTGACAACTCCTGTGTATCAAAGGGCCGGGTTTCAATATACCAATGACGTTGTCACCATTCCAAGATATTTTTATCGTCTGGTTGGCAATGATCAAAGTGAGAAAGAATATTACAAGAAAGTCGAACAATTTTATTTGGCAGTTGAGAAACTTGGAGAATTGGGCAATTGCATCACAGATGGATTGGACCGAATGATTTCAGAGGATTTTTTACGATTGTTTGCTTCGGCCTGGGATCGGATTGCGTTGCTGTCAGACATTCAGCCGGATCGGGTCATTCAGATCTTGCGTACATATGAGCTGTTTCCCGATTTTCCAAACAAGGTATTGCAAAAGCAATTTCAGGAAAATTTCAAGGGATTGCTGGAATATTATTTTGATATCAGCCAAGAAATGCTAGAACCGGAAGAATTCAAATCGATCCTTCAGTATTGTATGCATTGGTTGCAAGTGTATCTCAAGCCGATGTGCATGAACTATGATTATATATACTCGAATCCGAAGTTTTTTTATTACGGAATGATCACAAAAGAAGAGATTTTTTTTCTGATTTACGCAGCCAGTTTCGGATTTGATGTGGTGTATATGAATCCGCAATCCGAATGTGATTTTACTCTGCTTGATCCGCAACAATTGTTTAGTATCGAGGAACTTACCTATCAACGAACAGCGATCCGCCCATTGCATACGATTCAAACACAGGAACGGGCGGAGACGTTGGCATATCAGTCAACGATCGAGATTGACCAAATGTTGCAGGAGACGGAGACGATCGCATTCAAAAGTTGGCAATGCGTGGATTGCGAAGTGGAAGCGAAGACGTTAAAAACTACCTATGACGAAATTCTTATTCTGTGGAAAGAACAAGCGATGTTCCGCAGTCACTGGTCTTATGAAAACAATCGTTTGACAATTCCCAATATCTTTGCAAAAGTAATCGGAAGTCTGAGGGATACAAATGCATTTCTCGGTCAGGTGAGGAGATTTGCTGAGGCACCCAATACGATTTTCATTTCACAGTTTCCATTTGTAAAAACGCCAACCATGTATCACTCCTGTTTTTTTGAAGTGGCGTATGACAAGGGCGGGAAGTGGATCATCGAACCGCATCGCTTGCGGCAAGCTGCTTGGTGGCCGTACCGCCATTTGCGCAATGGATTTCAACAGTTGCTGTCCGAAACCATCGCCGAACTTGTGTTTCGCCATCGTGTCATGGATCCGACGGGTCGATTGCATCCAAACGAATTATCGCAGAAGATTTTTTCGACCCTGTGCAATTTGGACAAGCCCATTCAAAATCTGATCCAATCCTTTGATTATCCAAAGGAGATTCCAAAACTCGTCCTATACAATGATGGGCAGTCGGGAGATCTGAGCCTGGAAGATTCCATTGTGCTCACATGCTTGAATGCCATTGGATTTGACATTGTGGCATTCAATCCCGCCGGGTTTAATGATGTGGAATCCTATATCTATTCCACACTGTTTGATACGCATCAATTGGATCAGATGGTTTTTGAACTTTCTATGGCTTCGAAAATGCATAAACCGATGCCGGAAAAACTGGGAATTCGAAAGCTGTTTAGCCTATTTTAG
- a CDS encoding toxic anion resistance protein, producing the protein MRFGPQESQTMIAPIQPQATSQFGAGLQEAQVLEIKDDGQLTTNEMALRQAPAVIAISQKLNVNDKNAILEFGNDPAVKISSFADRVLHTIKSKSVTDSGEMLKQLATVMKNFDHKDFEEEKTGLFGKIFGNAKATLEKMFAKYQTIGNDIDKIYKSVNTYKNEINNANLMLEDMFAENLQYYHELEKYVAAGNMVVEELERDDLPYFEQKAQSGSQEDLMNLENLRNVIELIKQRVYDLELAKVVAMQNAPQIRLIQKGNYNLIMKIHSAFIVTIPVFKIGLIQAITLKRQKLIADSMSALDDATNRMLLQNAQNIKTQGVEIARLSGQPSVKIETVEQTWRTILEGIEDTRRIEEENRRAREDGTKRLSQLQRDFRDKMKTLALSR; encoded by the coding sequence ATGAGATTTGGACCGCAAGAAAGTCAAACAATGATTGCTCCAATACAGCCGCAAGCAACTTCACAGTTCGGTGCCGGGCTACAAGAAGCACAGGTTCTGGAAATTAAGGATGATGGACAGCTAACCACGAATGAAATGGCGTTGCGCCAAGCGCCGGCAGTGATCGCCATCTCGCAAAAGTTAAATGTCAACGATAAGAACGCAATTTTGGAATTTGGGAATGATCCTGCAGTAAAAATATCATCCTTTGCCGATCGCGTGCTGCATACGATCAAGTCAAAAAGCGTGACAGATTCCGGGGAAATGTTAAAACAACTGGCTACTGTCATGAAAAATTTTGACCATAAGGATTTTGAAGAAGAAAAAACAGGTCTTTTCGGGAAGATATTCGGCAATGCAAAGGCGACATTGGAAAAAATGTTTGCAAAGTATCAAACGATTGGAAATGACATCGATAAAATCTATAAATCTGTCAATACATACAAAAATGAGATTAATAACGCTAACCTCATGCTGGAAGATATGTTTGCCGAGAATCTTCAATACTATCATGAACTGGAAAAATACGTGGCAGCCGGAAATATGGTTGTGGAAGAACTGGAACGGGACGATTTGCCTTACTTTGAACAAAAGGCGCAAAGCGGCAGTCAGGAAGATCTGATGAATCTCGAAAATTTGCGGAATGTCATAGAACTGATCAAGCAGCGCGTTTATGACCTGGAGTTGGCAAAAGTGGTGGCCATGCAAAACGCGCCGCAAATTCGCCTGATTCAGAAAGGCAACTACAACTTGATCATGAAAATTCATTCCGCCTTTATTGTGACGATCCCGGTATTCAAAATTGGCCTCATTCAGGCGATCACATTGAAACGTCAAAAACTGATTGCGGATTCGATGTCTGCCTTGGATGATGCAACAAACCGCATGCTGTTGCAAAACGCGCAAAATATCAAGACACAAGGTGTAGAGATCGCAAGATTGTCCGGGCAGCCAAGTGTGAAAATCGAAACGGTGGAACAAACCTGGCGAACGATTTTGGAAGGGATTGAAGATACCAGGCGCATCGAGGAAGAGAATCGCCGTGCACGGGAAGATGGCACAAAACGATTGTCCCAGCTTCAGCGCGATTTTCGCGATAAGATGAAAACATTGGCTCTCTCAAGATAA
- a CDS encoding YjbE family putative metal transport protein (Members of this highly hydrophobic protein family,regularly are found preceded by the yybP-ykoY manganese riboswitch (see RF00080). A metal cation transport function is proposed.), with translation MQSLVVSFLLILLIDVGLSTDNAAVNAGIVKMFPKQMRNKIMLLGVLVAILMRIVLTAISGYLYLIPGLKLLGGIWVVLMAIKMFGQEDDEEKQVNTNAGYLAAGIMLGWTDLTMSMDNVLALIGAANGNILLVSIGVIITIPLLFLATKALVAIMEKYPKLNFIFAGILGYVGFKMIFEDSGNIIKFFNWVATYPTSFSALSGVLIVVLIGLWVNSRAVKARQS, from the coding sequence ATGCAATCGTTAGTCGTCAGTTTTCTGTTGATTTTGCTCATCGATGTCGGATTATCTACGGACAATGCAGCTGTCAATGCAGGGATTGTCAAAATGTTTCCGAAGCAAATGCGCAATAAAATCATGTTGTTAGGTGTACTCGTTGCCATTCTCATGCGGATTGTATTAACGGCAATTTCGGGATATCTCTATCTGATTCCCGGTTTGAAGTTGTTAGGCGGTATCTGGGTTGTGTTGATGGCAATTAAAATGTTCGGTCAGGAAGATGATGAAGAGAAACAAGTAAATACAAACGCGGGATATTTAGCGGCAGGCATCATGCTGGGATGGACAGACTTAACCATGTCCATGGACAACGTTCTTGCGCTCATCGGTGCTGCAAACGGAAATATCTTGCTTGTATCCATCGGTGTGATCATTACGATTCCACTCTTGTTTTTAGCGACAAAAGCGCTTGTTGCAATCATGGAAAAATATCCGAAGCTCAACTTTATTTTTGCAGGAATTTTGGGATATGTAGGCTTTAAAATGATCTTCGAGGATAGCGGCAACATCATTAAATTTTTCAATTGGGTTGCAACATATCCGACAAGTTTTTCTGCTTTGTCAGGAGTTCTCATTGTCGTTCTTATCGGATTGTGGGTCAATAGTCGTGCAGTTAAAGCCCGGCAGTCCTGA
- a CDS encoding VWA domain-containing protein, producing MARFLPASDAKVAPVVNSSKKHPFHSVYASAEGEMVYINMEAVDGLQSGMSCIRDIALIIDISGSMNAYYKNGEVARLATTIVDMLSSYDDDGIDLYFFSNGLVYEANVKNASEVQKAIDQALLQPGALQSTMPTAAFRKFTDQCKSKKRAGTVLFLTDGMMDDGGQDLENFYTNVLHTEFKTRDQFYCYAVEFGRSAFGALNRLDGKYFPEQGPEDLFDLDNINDLEKVTSVLKQVGGMSAIGSDVEMTAKSDSGALIDMVNTDLIPNGMDSVNGPINQIMSFRVKQRGPFNLLVNINGYDPMHIKVTPKGLDVDLVIA from the coding sequence ATGGCTCGTTTTTTACCTGCATCCGATGCAAAAGTTGCGCCAGTCGTCAATAGCAGCAAGAAACATCCGTTTCATAGCGTGTATGCTTCTGCTGAAGGTGAAATGGTCTATATCAATATGGAAGCGGTAGATGGGCTTCAAAGCGGAATGTCTTGCATTCGTGACATTGCGTTGATCATTGATATCAGTGGTTCCATGAATGCATATTACAAAAATGGCGAAGTTGCAAGGTTAGCAACAACGATTGTGGATATGTTGTCATCCTATGACGATGATGGGATTGATTTGTATTTCTTCTCCAATGGGTTGGTTTACGAGGCCAATGTAAAAAATGCCTCGGAAGTGCAAAAGGCGATTGACCAGGCACTGCTGCAGCCCGGCGCATTACAAAGTACAATGCCGACAGCGGCATTTCGCAAATTTACCGATCAATGCAAATCCAAGAAACGTGCCGGAACTGTTTTGTTCCTGACAGACGGAATGATGGATGACGGCGGACAGGACCTGGAGAATTTTTATACGAATGTGCTTCATACAGAGTTTAAGACAAGAGACCAATTTTATTGTTATGCGGTCGAATTTGGCAGAAGTGCGTTTGGTGCCTTAAATCGTTTGGATGGAAAATATTTCCCTGAGCAGGGCCCGGAAGACTTGTTTGACCTGGATAATATCAATGATTTGGAAAAAGTGACGTCTGTTTTGAAACAGGTAGGAGGCATGAGTGCAATCGGCAGCGATGTGGAAATGACGGCAAAATCCGACTCCGGTGCATTAATCGATATGGTAAACACCGATTTGATTCCGAATGGAATGGATTCCGTCAATGGACCGATTAACCAGATTATGAGTTTTCGGGTGAAACAAAGAGGACCATTCAATCTTCTTGTCAATATCAATGGATATGATCCAATGCATATTAAAGTGACTCCAAAAGGGCTTGATGTGGATCTTGTGATTGCGTAA
- a CDS encoding VWA domain-containing protein has translation MARFRALDEVQIVQSHKNHPFHNIYGAVEGDMVYINMEAIDHLKKGMTTQRDMYLVVDISGSMEQYYKRKGFFSNKPSEIETLISTIVDSVAPYDDDGIDVLFFGSFMVYRANISSASEVPNAVERAMRSRGAFSSTMPIDSFKAITAQMEEKHRPATVFFLTDGAMDDDGDALRNYYKNVLHTKWKTRDWFYCYSIEFGDSAEGALNVLDGLFPPEQGPEDLFDLENVDNLSKITEVLRQVGAMSAIGSNDELVATVSNGCVIDMVNADLISGGQQSIAGSINQVMSFRVRANQPFELSIRMAGYEEMKLVCTPKGFDVDIRVA, from the coding sequence ATGGCTCGGTTTCGTGCATTAGATGAAGTGCAAATTGTACAAAGTCATAAAAATCATCCGTTTCACAATATTTATGGCGCTGTCGAAGGCGATATGGTTTATATCAATATGGAGGCAATTGATCATTTGAAAAAAGGAATGACGACACAACGGGATATGTATCTTGTTGTCGATATTTCCGGTTCAATGGAGCAATACTACAAGAGAAAAGGGTTTTTCAGCAATAAGCCTTCCGAGATTGAAACTTTAATCAGTACGATTGTAGATTCTGTTGCACCATATGATGATGATGGGATTGATGTATTGTTCTTTGGTTCCTTTATGGTATATCGAGCAAACATATCGAGCGCGTCCGAGGTTCCCAATGCGGTTGAACGCGCCATGCGCAGCCGTGGCGCATTCTCCTCTACCATGCCGATCGATTCCTTTAAAGCGATTACCGCGCAAATGGAAGAAAAACACCGTCCTGCTACTGTATTTTTCTTGACAGACGGTGCGATGGACGACGATGGGGATGCACTGCGTAATTACTATAAAAATGTTTTACATACAAAATGGAAAACAAGAGATTGGTTTTATTGCTACTCAATTGAATTCGGTGACAGCGCGGAAGGTGCATTAAATGTTCTTGATGGGCTATTTCCACCGGAGCAAGGTCCGGAAGATTTATTTGATTTGGAGAATGTTGATAATCTTTCCAAGATCACTGAGGTTTTACGGCAAGTAGGAGCCATGAGTGCCATTGGCAGCAATGACGAATTGGTCGCAACTGTAAGCAATGGATGTGTCATTGATATGGTGAATGCGGACTTGATCTCCGGTGGTCAGCAGTCGATTGCAGGCAGTATCAATCAAGTGATGAGTTTCCGGGTTCGGGCGAATCAACCCTTTGAATTATCCATTCGGATGGCTGGCTACGAAGAAATGAAGCTGGTATGTACACCGAAAGGATTCGATGTGGATATTCGAGTTGCGTAA
- a CDS encoding 5' nucleotidase, NT5C type: MGKVLLLDLDDVCACHNERWVERFYEKTGILLDREEWSSWDLHEVYSESITKSLYEILQEPGFFRYLQPKSGCVEGVRTLYEVGFEIVFVTASPPTALYEKYEWIEEYFPFISKSNIVLTQRKDLVYGDILVDDGPHNLLRSPAKTKIVFDHAYNRHLQQFQRVKDWNELVRILRDYMEVGA; encoded by the coding sequence ATGGGAAAGGTATTACTTTTGGATCTCGATGATGTTTGCGCATGCCATAATGAACGTTGGGTCGAAAGATTCTATGAAAAAACAGGGATTCTATTAGATCGAGAAGAATGGAGCAGTTGGGATTTGCATGAAGTATATTCGGAATCGATTACAAAGTCTCTCTATGAAATTCTTCAAGAGCCCGGATTTTTTCGATACTTACAGCCCAAATCCGGATGTGTGGAAGGTGTTCGGACATTGTATGAGGTAGGATTTGAAATTGTATTTGTTACAGCCAGTCCGCCTACTGCCTTATATGAGAAATATGAGTGGATAGAAGAATATTTTCCGTTTATTTCGAAATCGAACATCGTTCTGACACAAAGAAAAGATTTAGTGTATGGAGATATTCTTGTGGATGACGGCCCGCACAATTTGCTAAGATCGCCTGCGAAAACAAAAATTGTTTTTGACCATGCGTATAATCGCCATTTGCAGCAGTTTCAAAGGGTGAAAGATTGGAATGAACTTGTAAGGATTTTGAGAGATTATATGGAGGTAGGGGCGTAA